A window from Shewanella livingstonensis encodes these proteins:
- the aroG gene encoding 3-deoxy-7-phosphoheptulonate synthase AroG: MHYQNDDIRIDEIKELLPPIAILERFPATEHASKTVFNARNSIHNILARKDDRILVVIGPCSIHDPIAALEYGKRLVKLREQYKEQLEIVMRVYFEKPRTTVGWKGLINDPYMDNSFQLNDGLRTARKLLVDLNDAGIPTAGEFLDMITPQYVADMMCWGAIGARTTESQVHRELSSGLSCPVGFKNGTDGTIKVAIDAIGAANAPHHFLSVTKFGHSAIVSTKGNPDCHIILRGGRAPNYSAEHVGDIAKQLTKSGLIDNIMIDFSHANSSKDYKKQMMVAEDVAGQIAQGNHAIFGVMVESHLIEGRQDLIEGNALCYGQSITDACIGWDDTELLLATLNKSVLGRRQG; encoded by the coding sequence ATGCATTATCAAAATGACGATATTCGTATCGATGAAATAAAAGAATTGTTGCCTCCAATTGCAATTCTAGAGCGATTTCCGGCAACAGAGCATGCATCAAAAACCGTTTTCAATGCGCGTAACAGCATTCATAACATTTTAGCGCGTAAAGATGATCGCATCTTAGTGGTGATTGGCCCTTGCTCAATTCATGACCCCATTGCCGCTTTAGAGTATGGCAAACGGTTAGTTAAGTTACGTGAGCAGTATAAAGAGCAGCTAGAAATTGTCATGCGAGTATATTTTGAAAAACCGAGAACAACAGTAGGCTGGAAAGGGTTAATTAATGATCCCTATATGGATAATAGCTTTCAATTAAATGATGGCTTACGCACAGCTCGTAAGTTACTAGTCGATTTGAATGATGCTGGTATCCCAACTGCGGGTGAGTTTTTAGACATGATAACGCCTCAATATGTTGCCGATATGATGTGTTGGGGCGCTATTGGGGCTCGCACTACCGAATCGCAAGTACACCGGGAGCTATCATCAGGTTTATCATGTCCGGTAGGCTTTAAAAATGGCACTGACGGTACTATAAAAGTGGCTATTGATGCTATTGGCGCAGCTAATGCCCCGCATCACTTTTTGTCGGTTACTAAGTTTGGTCATTCGGCGATAGTATCAACTAAAGGTAATCCAGATTGCCACATTATTTTACGTGGTGGTCGGGCGCCTAACTATAGTGCTGAACATGTAGGTGATATTGCTAAGCAACTGACTAAATCAGGATTGATTGATAATATCATGATTGATTTTAGCCATGCTAATAGCAGCAAGGACTATAAAAAGCAGATGATGGTTGCTGAGGATGTTGCGGGTCAAATAGCTCAAGGTAACCATGCTATTTTTGGCGTGATGGTCGAAAGCCATTTAATTGAAGGGCGCCAAGATTTAATTGAAGGTAATGCTTTGTGCTATGGACAAAGCATTACCGATGCTTGTATTGGATGGGATGACACAGAGTTACTTTTAGCCACTTTAAATAAAAGTGTCCTTGGCCGTCGCCAAGGATAA
- a CDS encoding DUF5610 domain-containing protein produces MDIKSAISPNVTTARENKGDSISAANSSTQTGANNTSSAVNSSTKVSISQLSRQMMNNTILAAQEEVSIAAGDKSMALLYRAAIEAINEELAPTLGENSVQKSVDSGVDYSPEATADRIVSFATKFFSTHQQQNKSMGLDEQVDSFMLKIGGAIDQGFKEASDILSGLKVLEGDIAAGVDKTYELIQQGLAQFRQDKLPKDESQSVTQAT; encoded by the coding sequence ATGGATATTAAAAGTGCCATTTCACCTAATGTGACCACCGCCCGAGAAAACAAAGGCGATTCAATTAGTGCAGCCAATTCATCAACTCAAACAGGGGCTAATAATACGAGCTCAGCAGTGAATAGCTCAACTAAAGTATCTATCAGCCAACTTAGCCGTCAAATGATGAACAATACTATTCTGGCTGCACAAGAAGAAGTGAGTATTGCTGCTGGCGACAAATCAATGGCATTACTTTATCGCGCTGCGATTGAAGCCATTAACGAAGAACTTGCACCTACTCTGGGAGAAAACTCGGTTCAAAAGAGTGTTGATAGCGGGGTTGATTACTCACCTGAAGCAACTGCAGATCGTATTGTTAGCTTTGCAACAAAGTTTTTCTCTACTCATCAACAACAAAATAAATCTATGGGGCTAGATGAACAAGTCGATAGTTTTATGTTGAAAATTGGCGGCGCCATTGATCAAGGTTTTAAAGAGGCTAGCGATATATTGTCGGGTTTAAAAGTATTAGAGGGTGATATTGCTGCTGGTGTTGATAAAACATACGAGTTGATACAGCAAGGATTAGCGCAATTTAGGCAAGATAAGTTACCTAAAGATGAATCACAAAGCGTGACTCAAGCTACTTAG
- a CDS encoding tetratricopeptide repeat protein has product MLTHYPKKTEVDTLNSDGHLLPKWTKLLLVVFLFTMSACQSIQSQHKPIEMANLFHDDKFITVETLGFDDIYRLPETFVAQFRRQFQAENTIRGQNLMANEWLAQYIGTQNGGFEYRDNVTRTANETVLSRQGNCMSLVVLSAALADALNVPVEFNDIDVEPVWDRRGGFYFVNGHVNLRLLPPTASNTVLFRAADVLVDFLPERSVRAYHRKRVNKRQLTAMFYNNIAAEALIKADYDTAYALVKKSIQLDPHYVAAINTLAVIYRHQGYETEAEYAYRVALQVDSQDLSSLYNLALILGEQGRLDEWAEVHKVLELARINNPFYYFDMAQQAYFDKQYQDALVWYKRAVKKADYRHEFYFGLSRAYWATGETGLAEKNLKRAMALSDGNNKQRYQIKLQALKQN; this is encoded by the coding sequence ATGTTGACTCATTACCCCAAAAAAACCGAGGTTGATACACTTAACTCTGATGGCCACTTATTGCCAAAATGGACCAAGCTACTGCTTGTTGTTTTCTTGTTCACCATGAGCGCCTGCCAATCTATTCAATCCCAACATAAGCCTATTGAAATGGCTAATCTATTCCATGATGACAAGTTTATAACTGTCGAGACCTTGGGTTTTGATGATATTTATCGTTTACCTGAGACGTTTGTTGCACAATTTAGAAGGCAGTTTCAAGCTGAGAACACTATCCGTGGTCAAAACCTTATGGCTAATGAATGGCTCGCTCAATATATTGGCACCCAAAATGGAGGTTTTGAATACCGTGATAATGTTACCCGCACCGCCAATGAAACAGTGCTCAGTCGTCAAGGTAATTGTATGTCCCTGGTGGTGTTGTCGGCGGCGCTAGCTGATGCGTTAAATGTGCCCGTGGAGTTTAATGACATCGATGTTGAGCCTGTTTGGGATAGACGAGGTGGTTTTTATTTCGTTAATGGACACGTTAATTTACGTTTATTGCCTCCGACAGCTAGCAACACGGTATTATTTAGAGCGGCAGATGTGCTGGTGGACTTTTTACCTGAACGATCAGTTCGGGCTTATCATCGAAAAAGAGTTAATAAGCGTCAGCTCACAGCCATGTTTTATAACAATATTGCCGCTGAGGCGTTGATTAAAGCCGATTATGATACGGCATATGCACTGGTTAAAAAAAGTATACAGCTAGACCCTCATTATGTGGCTGCAATAAATACACTTGCGGTTATTTACCGACATCAAGGTTATGAGACCGAGGCTGAATATGCATATCGTGTAGCGCTGCAAGTGGACTCCCAAGATTTAAGCTCACTGTATAATTTAGCGTTAATCTTAGGTGAACAAGGACGTCTTGATGAATGGGCTGAAGTACATAAGGTGCTTGAGTTAGCCAGAATTAATAATCCATTTTATTATTTTGATATGGCTCAACAAGCCTATTTTGATAAGCAATACCAAGACGCTTTAGTGTGGTATAAGCGAGCGGTAAAAAAAGCAGACTACCGTCATGAGTTTTATTTTGGTTTATCTAGGGCATATTGGGCAACCGGTGAGACTGGGCTTGCAGAGAAAAACCTTAAGCGTGCGATGGCCTTAAGTGATGGTAACAATAAGCAACGCTACCAAATAAAACTGCAAGCGTTGAAACAGAATTAG
- a CDS encoding ammonium transporter: MEELTQLGLTVTELRFALDTFYFLISGAFVMWMAAGFAMLEAGLVRSKNTTEILTKNVCLYSIACVMFLLVGYNIMYVDNIEGGFIPSFGSLIGTQAEGADHALESDFFFQVVFVATAMSIVSGAVAERMKLWSFLAFSIVMTAVIYPVEGYWTWGGGFLSEAGFVDFAGSGIVHMAGAAAAISGVLLLGARKGKYGENGQVHPIPGSNLPMATLGMFILWMGWFGFNGGSQLLVSDVENASAVAKIFVNTNSAAAFGAISALIVCKVVWGKADLTMILNGALAGLVAITADPLSPSLLMAGVIGLVAGAVVIFSVIAFDRIKIDDPVGAISVHGVAGFLGVMLVPLSNVDASFGSQLYGAAVIFTWVFSTSLLVWFVLKMTMGIRVTEEEEYNGMDASDCGVDAYPEFVSVKTAG; the protein is encoded by the coding sequence ATGGAAGAGTTAACTCAATTAGGCCTGACGGTAACTGAATTACGTTTCGCACTCGATACATTTTACTTTCTTATTTCCGGCGCATTTGTGATGTGGATGGCAGCGGGTTTTGCCATGTTAGAAGCTGGCTTAGTTCGCTCAAAAAACACCACTGAAATTTTAACTAAAAATGTGTGTTTATACTCAATTGCATGTGTCATGTTTCTATTAGTTGGCTATAACATTATGTATGTAGACAATATAGAAGGTGGCTTTATTCCTTCTTTTGGCTCACTAATAGGGACACAAGCTGAAGGTGCAGATCATGCACTTGAATCTGACTTTTTCTTCCAAGTGGTGTTTGTTGCTACCGCAATGTCAATTGTCTCTGGTGCTGTTGCTGAACGGATGAAGTTGTGGTCTTTCTTAGCCTTCTCAATCGTAATGACCGCAGTGATTTATCCTGTTGAAGGATACTGGACATGGGGTGGTGGATTTCTGTCTGAAGCTGGTTTTGTTGACTTTGCTGGTAGTGGTATTGTTCACATGGCTGGTGCAGCTGCTGCCATTTCTGGTGTACTGCTTCTTGGGGCGCGTAAAGGTAAGTACGGTGAAAACGGTCAAGTTCACCCTATTCCTGGCTCTAATCTACCAATGGCAACATTAGGTATGTTCATTTTATGGATGGGTTGGTTTGGCTTTAACGGTGGTTCGCAACTGTTGGTTTCAGATGTTGAAAATGCCAGTGCGGTGGCTAAAATCTTTGTAAACACTAACTCTGCCGCTGCTTTTGGTGCCATATCAGCACTTATTGTTTGTAAAGTCGTGTGGGGTAAAGCAGACTTAACCATGATTTTAAACGGTGCGTTAGCAGGATTAGTGGCTATTACCGCTGATCCATTATCACCATCATTGTTAATGGCTGGGGTGATTGGCTTAGTTGCTGGTGCTGTGGTTATCTTCTCTGTGATTGCATTTGACCGGATTAAAATTGATGATCCCGTTGGCGCTATTTCAGTGCATGGTGTTGCTGGTTTTCTTGGGGTAATGCTAGTTCCTCTATCCAATGTCGATGCGAGTTTTGGTAGTCAGTTATATGGCGCAGCAGTTATCTTTACTTGGGTATTTAGCACATCGCTATTGGTATGGTTTGTATTAAAAATGACTATGGGTATCCGTGTAACAGAAGAAGAAGAGTATAACGGAATGGATGCTTCTGACTGTGGTGTAGATGCTTACCCTGAGTTTGTTAGCGTTAAAACCGCTGGTTAG
- a CDS encoding substrate-binding periplasmic protein, translating to MKYWSIFLLSLLLTLCYPAIATSVVPIDDVHELVEFHSQTYHEKLIPVIDSISFSTSNSIAPYFFTDENAGMQYDLLKAALNSENIDIKEIVHAPNLRAQRLVKTNKIDCMINAPDNVEGLFYTQSLLEYQNSVFYLSRNNLQIEQFNDLSALSILGFQNSKQYLGDEFKDIANANPNYSEITNQKSQVVMLFNGYVEVIVLERRIFEYYRHLLKSKLDTSIPVTEVVLFDPAQRKIACHDQIIANRVDSAITTLKQSYRYQEILDLAEQNNYQPQHQMP from the coding sequence TTGAAATATTGGTCAATTTTTTTATTAAGCTTATTGTTAACTCTTTGCTATCCCGCCATTGCCACATCCGTTGTTCCAATCGATGATGTACACGAATTAGTCGAATTTCACTCGCAAACTTACCATGAAAAATTGATTCCAGTCATTGATAGTATTAGTTTCTCTACCAGTAACAGTATTGCACCTTATTTCTTTACCGATGAAAATGCTGGCATGCAGTATGACCTTTTGAAGGCTGCTCTGAACAGTGAAAATATAGACATAAAAGAAATTGTTCATGCGCCTAATTTACGTGCACAGCGTCTAGTTAAAACCAATAAAATAGACTGCATGATCAATGCCCCTGATAATGTGGAAGGACTGTTTTATACGCAAAGCTTACTTGAATATCAAAATAGCGTGTTTTACTTATCAAGAAACAACCTTCAAATTGAACAATTTAACGATCTTAGCGCATTGTCTATTTTAGGATTTCAAAACTCAAAACAATACTTAGGTGATGAGTTTAAAGACATCGCCAATGCTAATCCTAACTACAGTGAAATAACCAATCAAAAAAGCCAAGTGGTGATGTTATTTAATGGATATGTTGAAGTCATTGTTTTAGAAAGACGGATATTTGAATATTATCGTCATTTACTCAAATCAAAACTCGATACCAGTATCCCAGTAACAGAAGTGGTACTGTTTGACCCTGCACAACGAAAAATTGCTTGTCATGATCAAATAATAGCTAACCGAGTAGATAGTGCTATTACTACACTCAAACAGTCATATCGCTACCAAGAGATACTGGATCTAGCTGAACAAAACAATTATCAACCACAGCATCAAATGCCTTAA
- a CDS encoding ABCB family ABC transporter ATP-binding protein/permease, which translates to MRPSAYFEGPVGKLNWHVLRLLWPYLLEFKARVILAMICLIVAKIASVALPFILKELVDTLDKQSSAQLIAVPVGLVLAYGAVRLLNVIIGEVRDTLFGRVTERAIRRLGRAVFEHLHRLDLDFHLDRRTGGLSRDIERGTSGVSFLMRFMVFNIVPTLLEIALVIGIFFYNYGVSFALITLFSVVVYIGYSVMATEWRTGYVRDAARADSLANTRSIDSLLNYETVKYFNNEEFESQRYDSALEQWEVAKRKNRLSLFALNGGQALIIAVAMTAMMALAAYEVSQGSMTIGDFVLINAFMMQLFIPLNFLGFVYREIRGALANIERMFDILDKQPQVLDSVDAIETSPTIGAIKFTDVSFHYDQRAILNSVSFEVPAGKKIAVVGDSGAGKSTIIKLLFRFYDVASGAITIDGIDVRQLSQQALRRAIAVVPQDTVLFNDSIYENIRYGRSDATHDEIIAAIKLAHLSDFIESLPDKGNTKVGERGLKLSGGEKQRVAIARAVLKGAPILVFDEATSSLDSRSEQAILSALRDAAKGHTSLVVAHRLSTIIDADQIVVLSKGKIVEYGTHASLLAKQGLYARLWHIQHEQQNLPTG; encoded by the coding sequence ATGAGACCTTCTGCATATTTTGAAGGCCCGGTAGGGAAGTTAAATTGGCATGTTTTACGATTATTATGGCCATATTTACTAGAATTTAAAGCGCGTGTGATATTGGCAATGATTTGCTTGATCGTTGCTAAGATCGCCAGTGTTGCACTACCATTTATTTTAAAAGAATTAGTCGATACTTTAGATAAACAATCTTCAGCTCAGCTTATCGCTGTTCCCGTTGGGTTGGTGCTAGCTTATGGTGCGGTTCGTTTACTCAATGTCATTATTGGCGAGGTACGCGATACATTATTTGGCCGAGTTACTGAACGCGCTATTCGTCGTCTGGGTCGAGCTGTTTTTGAGCATTTACATCGACTCGATCTTGATTTTCACTTAGACCGTCGCACCGGTGGTTTGTCTCGTGACATTGAGCGTGGCACTAGCGGTGTTAGCTTTTTAATGCGCTTTATGGTGTTTAATATAGTGCCAACATTACTTGAGATTGCCTTAGTTATCGGTATTTTCTTTTATAACTATGGCGTCAGTTTTGCTCTTATTACCTTATTCTCTGTTGTGGTCTACATTGGTTATTCTGTAATGGCGACAGAGTGGCGCACTGGTTATGTTCGCGATGCAGCTAGAGCGGACTCACTGGCTAATACACGTTCAATCGATAGTTTGTTAAATTATGAAACCGTAAAGTATTTTAATAACGAAGAGTTTGAATCACAACGATATGACTCAGCGCTTGAGCAATGGGAAGTTGCAAAGCGCAAAAACCGCTTATCATTATTTGCGCTGAATGGTGGCCAGGCACTTATTATAGCCGTTGCTATGACCGCCATGATGGCGCTAGCGGCTTATGAAGTGAGCCAAGGTTCGATGACAATTGGCGACTTTGTGTTAATTAATGCATTTATGATGCAGTTGTTTATTCCATTAAACTTTTTAGGATTTGTTTATCGCGAAATTCGCGGTGCATTAGCCAATATTGAACGCATGTTTGATATTTTAGACAAACAACCGCAAGTGTTAGATTCTGTTGATGCTATTGAAACCAGCCCTACAATTGGGGCGATAAAGTTCACTGATGTGAGTTTTCATTATGACCAACGAGCTATTTTAAACAGTGTCAGTTTTGAGGTGCCAGCGGGGAAGAAAATAGCTGTAGTTGGAGACAGTGGCGCAGGTAAGTCTACTATCATTAAATTGTTATTTCGCTTTTATGATGTTGCCAGTGGTGCAATCACGATTGACGGTATTGATGTACGCCAGCTCAGCCAGCAGGCATTACGCCGAGCTATCGCTGTTGTACCTCAAGATACTGTATTGTTTAACGATTCCATTTACGAAAATATTCGCTATGGTCGCTCAGATGCGACTCACGATGAGATTATCGCGGCGATTAAATTGGCTCATTTGAGTGACTTTATTGAATCACTACCAGATAAAGGCAACACTAAGGTGGGCGAGCGAGGTTTAAAACTTTCGGGTGGCGAAAAGCAACGTGTTGCTATTGCTAGAGCGGTGTTGAAAGGGGCACCCATTTTAGTGTTCGATGAAGCCACATCGTCATTGGATTCACGCTCTGAGCAAGCCATTTTGAGTGCTTTGCGAGATGCAGCAAAAGGTCATACAAGTTTAGTGGTAGCCCATCGTTTATCGACCATTATTGATGCAGACCAAATAGTGGTACTGAGTAAAGGTAAAATTGTTGAGTATGGTACTCATGCAAGTTTGTTAGCTAAACAAGGTCTTTATGCTCGCCTTTGGCACATTCAGCATGAACAACAAAACCTACCCACGGGTTAA
- a CDS encoding FMN-binding glutamate synthase family protein, translating to MPQQHWFMWGIDIFSGLFLVLFWLLLIAVIYMFIADKLQTKQAIRHNYPVIGRFRYIFEKQGEFFRQYFFSQDREELPFNRAERSWVYRAAKNVDRTIAFGSTQVLDKPGAVMFMNSVFPVSDYDTHNIIAVTIGSNCKHPYTTDKICHISAMSFGALSRPAVTALSHGAAKAGCWLNTGEGGLSPYHLKGHCDLVFQIGTAKYGVRNEQGHLDPQKLIDIAAHPEVKMFEIKLSQGAKPGKGGILPAVKVTEEIAAIRGIPAGQDSISPNGHVELHNVADIVDMINQVRDITGKPTGIKAVLGDMSWVTEFLDEIERRGIEHAPDFFTLDSSDGGTGAAPQALMDNVGLPLRQSLPLLVDLLNERGFKQRIKVIATGKMIMPSYVAWALATGADFIASARGNMFALGCIQSLQCNKDTCPTGITTHNTRLQKGLDPKDKSARVANYNHFLHYDLTMIAHSCGVTDPRYLTRHHARIVQSSGVAVTLDKHYRHMQ from the coding sequence ATGCCGCAACAACATTGGTTTATGTGGGGGATAGATATTTTCTCTGGACTTTTCTTAGTATTGTTTTGGTTATTACTGATTGCAGTAATCTACATGTTTATTGCGGATAAATTACAAACTAAACAAGCCATTCGGCACAATTACCCGGTTATTGGTCGATTTAGATATATATTTGAGAAACAAGGTGAGTTTTTTAGACAATACTTTTTTTCTCAAGACCGCGAAGAGCTGCCGTTTAACCGTGCCGAGCGCAGTTGGGTATATCGCGCCGCCAAAAATGTAGACCGTACAATTGCATTTGGCTCAACACAAGTGTTAGATAAACCCGGTGCTGTGATGTTCATGAACTCAGTCTTTCCGGTTAGTGATTATGACACCCACAACATCATCGCTGTCACCATAGGTAGCAATTGCAAACATCCTTATACAACCGACAAAATTTGTCATATTTCAGCGATGAGCTTTGGTGCATTATCTCGCCCAGCAGTCACGGCGTTATCTCATGGCGCAGCCAAAGCCGGTTGTTGGCTTAACACTGGTGAAGGTGGATTAAGTCCGTATCATCTTAAAGGCCATTGTGACTTAGTGTTTCAGATAGGTACCGCCAAATACGGTGTGCGAAACGAGCAAGGTCATTTAGACCCACAAAAACTCATCGATATAGCAGCCCATCCTGAAGTTAAAATGTTTGAAATTAAGTTAAGTCAAGGTGCTAAGCCCGGTAAGGGAGGCATTTTACCCGCGGTAAAAGTGACCGAAGAAATTGCAGCCATTCGCGGGATCCCAGCGGGGCAAGACTCTATTAGCCCTAACGGCCATGTTGAATTACATAATGTTGCTGACATTGTCGATATGATAAATCAGGTAAGAGATATTACCGGCAAACCAACTGGCATTAAGGCAGTATTGGGCGATATGTCTTGGGTAACTGAATTTTTAGATGAAATTGAGCGCCGTGGAATTGAACATGCACCAGATTTTTTTACTTTAGACAGTTCAGATGGCGGTACAGGTGCGGCGCCTCAAGCCTTGATGGATAACGTAGGTTTACCATTACGCCAAAGCTTACCTTTATTGGTTGATTTACTTAATGAACGCGGTTTTAAGCAACGAATTAAGGTTATCGCAACAGGTAAAATGATCATGCCTTCTTATGTCGCATGGGCATTAGCCACTGGAGCAGACTTTATCGCTTCTGCTCGCGGTAATATGTTTGCTTTAGGCTGCATTCAATCGCTGCAGTGCAATAAAGACACCTGCCCAACCGGTATCACTACCCATAATACCCGTCTACAAAAAGGCTTAGATCCTAAGGATAAATCTGCGCGAGTCGCAAACTATAATCATTTTTTACATTACGATTTAACCATGATCGCACATTCTTGCGGCGTAACGGACCCCAGATACCTAACCCGCCATCATGCCCGAATAGTGCAGTCGTCTGGGGTCGCAGTGACGTTAGACAAACATTACCGCCATATGCAGTAA
- the nrfA gene encoding ammonia-forming nitrite reductase cytochrome c552 subunit, with the protein MNVKSIALSAVIAAGFMAAGAMASDKTEPRNEVYKDKFSKQYDSWHATDESKDVVDMLEKVPSLVVLWAGYGFAKDYNAPRGHMYAITDVTNSLRTGAPKNAADGPMPMACWSCKSPDVPRVIEEQGEDGYFSGKWAKGGPEIVNVLGCGDCHEKGSSKLRISRPYVDRAMDTLNTPFDKASRKDKQSMVCAQCHVEYYFEKTAERPGFVKFPWDMGTTVEQMEVYYDSIEFSDWTHAVSKTPMLKAQHPGYETWKMGVHGQNNVSCVDCHMPKVTNDKGRKFTDHKVGNPFDRFEETCATCHSQSKEFMVKQVEESKHKAEDLKARVETQLVKAHFEAKAAWDAGATEVEMKPILMDIRHSQWRWDFATASHGASTHAPAEVLRILGTALDKAADARVKLAQLLGAKGVKQPIAYPDTSTKAKAQAALGMDMKTMNAEKAEFKKTLVPQWEEEAKKREATYK; encoded by the coding sequence ATGAATGTAAAATCAATTGCACTCAGTGCCGTTATCGCAGCCGGTTTTATGGCTGCTGGCGCAATGGCGAGTGATAAAACCGAACCTCGAAATGAGGTTTATAAAGATAAATTTTCAAAGCAATATGACAGCTGGCATGCTACTGATGAAAGTAAAGATGTTGTTGATATGTTGGAAAAAGTACCTAGCTTAGTTGTATTGTGGGCTGGTTATGGCTTTGCTAAAGATTACAATGCACCACGTGGTCATATGTATGCAATTACTGACGTAACTAATTCACTACGTACTGGCGCACCAAAAAATGCTGCAGATGGTCCAATGCCGATGGCATGTTGGAGCTGTAAAAGCCCTGATGTACCTCGCGTGATTGAAGAGCAAGGTGAAGATGGTTACTTTAGCGGTAAGTGGGCTAAAGGTGGACCAGAAATCGTTAACGTTCTAGGTTGTGGCGATTGTCATGAAAAAGGCTCATCTAAGTTACGTATATCACGTCCGTACGTTGACCGCGCAATGGATACGTTAAATACACCATTTGATAAAGCTTCTCGTAAAGATAAGCAATCAATGGTGTGTGCTCAATGTCACGTTGAATACTATTTCGAGAAAACAGCAGAACGCCCTGGTTTTGTTAAATTCCCTTGGGATATGGGTACTACAGTTGAGCAAATGGAAGTGTATTATGACAGCATAGAGTTTTCTGATTGGACTCATGCAGTGTCTAAAACACCTATGTTAAAAGCCCAACACCCTGGTTATGAAACTTGGAAAATGGGTGTTCATGGTCAAAATAACGTGAGCTGTGTTGATTGTCATATGCCTAAAGTGACTAACGACAAAGGCCGTAAATTTACTGACCATAAAGTGGGTAACCCATTTGATCGCTTTGAAGAAACCTGTGCAACGTGTCACAGCCAAAGCAAAGAGTTTATGGTTAAGCAAGTTGAAGAAAGCAAGCATAAAGCAGAAGATTTAAAAGCTCGTGTTGAAACTCAACTGGTTAAAGCTCACTTTGAAGCGAAAGCTGCTTGGGATGCTGGTGCCACTGAAGTTGAAATGAAGCCAATCTTAATGGATATTCGTCATTCACAATGGCGTTGGGATTTTGCAACTGCATCACATGGTGCCTCAACTCATGCTCCAGCTGAAGTATTGCGTATTTTAGGTACTGCATTGGATAAAGCAGCTGATGCTCGCGTTAAATTGGCTCAGTTATTAGGTGCTAAAGGTGTTAAGCAGCCAATTGCTTACCCAGACACGTCTACTAAAGCAAAAGCGCAAGCAGCATTAGGCATGGATATGAAAACCATGAATGCTGAAAAAGCTGAGTTTAAGAAAACACTGGTTCCTCAGTGGGAAGAAGAAGCTAAAAAGCGCGAAGCGACTTACAAGTAA
- the glnK gene encoding P-II family nitrogen regulator, with amino-acid sequence MKLVSAIIKPFKLDDVREAIAGMGIEGMTVTEVKGFGRQKGHTELYRGAEYQVDFLPKVKLEIATKDENLDMLIEAITNAAHTGKIGDGKIFVTDLEQAIRIRTGELDNEAL; translated from the coding sequence ATGAAACTCGTCAGCGCTATCATCAAGCCATTTAAATTGGATGATGTCCGTGAAGCCATTGCAGGCATGGGCATTGAAGGTATGACTGTTACTGAGGTAAAAGGCTTCGGGCGTCAAAAAGGTCACACTGAGCTTTATCGTGGGGCAGAGTATCAAGTTGATTTTTTACCTAAAGTAAAATTAGAAATTGCCACCAAAGATGAAAACTTGGACATGCTTATTGAAGCGATTACCAATGCTGCCCATACCGGCAAAATTGGTGATGGTAAAATTTTTGTTACTGATTTAGAACAAGCTATCCGTATCCGTACGGGTGAACTTGATAACGAAGCATTATAG